The following proteins come from a genomic window of Candidatus Equadaptatus faecalis:
- a CDS encoding tetratricopeptide repeat protein, with amino-acid sequence MQEKVTAVQNNGNGTAVQGEKRNYNPELRSVTKIVKTLNTRYNSEALTFKTVSDWLVSEGYWVKETGRTKPTAKGLENGMSMQKCCLNGKEFESVYCDRKMQKLICDKFSAFFTAVPEKTAQGVKSEPVAKTWEELANSYYGAGSYKEAAECYRKTIECLRA; translated from the coding sequence ATGCAGGAGAAAGTTACGGCAGTGCAGAACAACGGAAACGGAACGGCAGTACAGGGAGAAAAGAGGAACTACAATCCAGAACTTCGTTCGGTAACAAAAATCGTCAAGACGCTCAATACGCGTTACAACTCAGAGGCTCTGACCTTTAAAACGGTATCGGACTGGCTTGTTTCGGAAGGCTACTGGGTAAAAGAAACAGGCAGGACAAAACCGACCGCCAAAGGTCTTGAAAACGGAATGTCAATGCAGAAATGCTGCCTGAACGGCAAAGAATTCGAATCAGTATACTGTGACAGAAAAATGCAGAAACTGATCTGCGACAAATTCAGCGCATTTTTTACGGCTGTTCCGGAAAAGACTGCGCAGGGCGTGAAAAGCGAACCGGTGGCAAAAACGTGGGAAGAGCTTGCAAACAGTTACTACGGGGCAGGCTCGTACAAAGAAGCCGCGGAATGTTACAGAAAAACCATTGAATGTCTCCGTGCCTGA
- a CDS encoding 3'-5' exonuclease, with product MNATGWVNPKRNITKRLLVSEYVAYDTETTGIGRSAEIIDIGAVRIVNGEIKDVFETLVKPSEPVDERLYDDRGYPTAFSVHHITNAMLENAPCITEALIKLRAFIGELPVLEHSSPFAPFDTRLFTKAFSQKLGIEYQNCYVNTCELAYAVVPKPAEVHSHSLETLSRHFGIRSKECHRALPDAIDAYKLYEILKRRMEDRGITLEELREKSACRKTEENGATDF from the coding sequence ATGAACGCAACAGGCTGGGTTAACCCGAAAAGAAACATAACAAAACGGCTGCTTGTATCGGAATACGTCGCATACGACACCGAAACCACAGGCATAGGACGCAGCGCGGAAATAATAGATATTGGCGCGGTGCGGATTGTCAACGGCGAAATCAAAGACGTGTTCGAAACGCTTGTGAAACCGTCCGAACCGGTTGACGAGCGGCTTTACGACGACAGGGGATACCCGACCGCATTTTCCGTACACCACATAACAAACGCAATGCTTGAAAACGCGCCTTGCATAACGGAAGCGTTGATAAAACTCCGCGCATTTATAGGAGAACTTCCGGTGCTTGAACATTCAAGCCCCTTTGCCCCTTTTGACACGAGGCTCTTTACGAAAGCCTTCTCGCAGAAACTCGGCATAGAATATCAAAACTGCTATGTCAATACCTGCGAACTTGCCTACGCCGTCGTACCGAAACCGGCGGAAGTTCACAGCCACTCTCTTGAAACGCTCTCGCGACACTTCGGCATACGCAGTAAAGAATGTCACCGTGCACTGCCCGATGCCATAGACGCCTACAAGCTCTACGAAATACTCAAACGCCGCATGGAAGATCGCGGCATAACGCTTGAAGAACTGAGAGAAAAATCTGCCTGCCGGAAAACGGAAGAAAACGGCGCGACAGATTTCTAA